One Balaenoptera ricei isolate mBalRic1 chromosome 16, mBalRic1.hap2, whole genome shotgun sequence genomic window carries:
- the LOC132350808 gene encoding ATP synthase subunit f, mitochondrial-like isoform X2: MVLVVPVEKKLMDVKIKDLPNWILTQDFTPKGTIRAFQREHEQLRKNH; this comes from the exons ATGGTGTTAGTTGTACCAGTGGAGAAGAAACTCATGGATGTCAAAATAAAGGATCTGCCAAACTGGATACTGACACAAGATTTCACCCCCAAAGGCACCATCAGAGCATTTCAAAGAG AACATGAACAGCTACGCAAGAACCACTGA
- the LOC132350808 gene encoding ATP synthase subunit f, mitochondrial-like isoform X1 → MVLVVPVEKKLMDVKIKDLPNWILTQDFTPKGTIRAFQRGYYQYDNKYVNINKGSTLGVSMVLAADVLFNYCVSYKELKHEQLRKNH, encoded by the coding sequence ATGGTGTTAGTTGTACCAGTGGAGAAGAAACTCATGGATGTCAAAATAAAGGATCTGCCAAACTGGATACTGACACAAGATTTCACCCCCAAAGGCACCATCAGAGCATTTCAAAGAGGTTACTACCAGTATGACAACAAGTATGTCAATATAAACAAAGGGAGCACCCTTGGGGTTTCTATGGTGCTGGCAGCTGACGTGCTTTTCAACTACTGCGTTTCTTACAAGGAACTCAAACATGAACAGCTACGCAAGAACCACTGA